A part of Thermofilaceae archaeon genomic DNA contains:
- a CDS encoding HAD family hydrolase: protein MPAAAVSIDVWDTLLRLGRFYGMLAASLAELLEREKGEVEESLRRARARVKELRAQGAVNPSAVIEQCAGILAGELGCSREVVKRGVARAVANLEPEGIVYEDALEALEGLASRGVPVVALSNVMWWPGYITRVIVEKAGLGKLLAAQVYADEVYALKPDARMFKAGEEALRDAGFEARLVAHAGDDFREDFLGAMSVGLVAVLVDRTGAFGEGAYFGGRGYVIRDLRRLTHVLEGLL, encoded by the coding sequence ATGCCGGCAGCCGCCGTGAGCATCGACGTGTGGGACACCCTGCTGCGGCTGGGGAGGTTCTACGGGATGCTCGCCGCGTCCCTGGCGGAGCTCCTCGAGAGGGAGAAGGGGGAGGTCGAGGAGTCGCTCAGAAGAGCTAGAGCCCGAGTGAAGGAGCTGAGGGCACAAGGGGCCGTTAACCCAAGCGCTGTAATCGAGCAGTGCGCAGGCATCCTGGCTGGAGAGCTCGGGTGCTCGCGTGAGGTGGTGAAGAGGGGGGTTGCCCGCGCTGTCGCGAACCTTGAGCCGGAGGGCATCGTGTACGAGGACGCGCTCGAGGCGCTGGAAGGCTTGGCCAGTAGGGGGGTGCCCGTCGTCGCGCTCAGCAACGTGATGTGGTGGCCCGGCTACATCACACGAGTCATCGTTGAGAAGGCGGGGCTCGGCAAGCTCCTCGCCGCCCAAGTTTACGCCGACGAGGTCTACGCTCTCAAGCCGGACGCGCGCATGTTCAAGGCGGGGGAAGAGGCGCTCCGCGATGCGGGCTTCGAGGCAAGGCTGGTCGCCCACGCTGGCGACGACTTCAGGGAGGACTTCCTCGGCGCGATGTCGGTCGGCCTTGTGGCGGTGCTCGTCGATAGGACCGGCGCCTTCGGGGAGGGAGCTTACTTCGGAGGGAGGGGCTACGTAATCAGGGACTTGCGCCGGCTCACGCACGTTCTCGAGGGGCTCCTTTAG
- a CDS encoding ZIP family metal transporter, whose product MFRKRLAHLVSLATAPQLYGGFIIALVWWRLGVGGLEALAVMLLAHTFLPLAPIVVGAARGEVDIFVTEREKRWKYYLFSIISYIIGIVYSLLRGYRIYAVITASYMLSAIVLAIVTVLAKWKISVHAAGIAGPTTALAMVVGEEAVPLYLLLVPVSWARLELNAHTPSQLAAGALVALLSTLLVFSLTGAGFHVGSVEGFLASILDFLESSPLVIRALVIGMVPAAMTAIGSIPVLLGARMSERASDAGLGFAAGVMLVASFTSLLLPAIEAGGPLLATLGFVAGAGLIKAVDSTLPHLHIMKGAEGPPRPLAKGLLIALAMIIHNIPEGMAVGVASSVSVHEGLLLALAIGLQDVPEGLAVALPLADRGRLKAFLIGVASGLAEALAAPLPALIVEHVGFTLPFLMAFAAGAMVYVVVHEMAPEIYGHEHDEPSTFGFLSGFVVMLLLDTVFGG is encoded by the coding sequence GTGTTTAGGAAAAGGCTCGCGCACTTGGTCTCGCTGGCCACGGCGCCGCAGCTGTACGGCGGCTTCATCATCGCGCTCGTGTGGTGGAGGTTGGGAGTGGGAGGCCTCGAGGCGCTGGCAGTGATGCTGCTGGCCCACACGTTTCTGCCGCTCGCTCCGATAGTTGTGGGTGCAGCGAGGGGCGAGGTGGACATATTCGTGACGGAGAGGGAGAAGAGGTGGAAGTACTACCTGTTCAGCATCATCTCGTACATCATCGGCATCGTCTACTCCCTCTTGCGCGGCTACAGGATCTACGCGGTCATTACCGCCTCCTACATGCTGTCAGCGATCGTGCTGGCGATCGTGACTGTCCTCGCGAAGTGGAAGATCAGCGTCCATGCTGCAGGCATCGCGGGCCCAACCACGGCGCTGGCGATGGTCGTGGGTGAGGAGGCAGTGCCCCTCTACCTGCTCCTCGTACCAGTCTCGTGGGCCCGCCTCGAACTGAACGCCCACACCCCCTCGCAGCTGGCGGCGGGAGCCCTCGTAGCCCTCCTCTCCACGCTCCTCGTCTTCAGCCTGACTGGCGCCGGCTTCCACGTCGGTAGCGTGGAGGGCTTTCTCGCGTCGATCCTCGACTTCCTGGAGAGCAGCCCCCTCGTCATCAGGGCCCTCGTCATAGGGATGGTGCCGGCCGCGATGACCGCGATTGGTTCCATTCCAGTTCTCCTCGGAGCCCGAATGAGCGAGAGGGCATCGGACGCCGGCCTGGGGTTTGCGGCAGGTGTCATGCTCGTCGCCTCCTTCACGAGCCTGCTGCTGCCGGCCATCGAGGCGGGAGGGCCTCTGCTCGCCACACTGGGCTTCGTGGCGGGTGCCGGCCTAATCAAGGCCGTCGACTCCACCCTCCCCCACCTGCACATCATGAAGGGGGCTGAGGGGCCCCCTCGACCCCTCGCCAAGGGCTTGCTCATCGCCCTGGCTATGATCATCCACAACATACCCGAAGGGATGGCCGTTGGTGTAGCCTCCTCGGTGAGCGTCCACGAGGGGCTCCTCCTCGCCCTCGCGATAGGGTTGCAGGACGTGCCGGAGGGGCTGGCCGTCGCCCTGCCACTGGCCGATAGGGGGAGGCTGAAGGCCTTCCTGATCGGAGTTGCCAGCGGCCTTGCGGAGGCCCTCGCAGCCCCCCTTCCCGCGCTCATCGTCGAGCACGTCGGTTTCACCCTCCCCTTCCTGATGGCTTTCGCCGCGGGCGCAATGGTCTACGTTGTGGTCCACGAGATGGCGCCGGAGATCTACGGGCACGAGCACGACGAGCCCAGCACCTTCGGCTTCCTCTCCGGCTTCGTCGTCATGCTCCTGCTCGACACGGTCTTCGGCGGCTAA
- a CDS encoding ChbG/HpnK family deacetylase: MEDFWEYMGLKGARVAIIHHDDLGMFKAQNDAYRSLPFPTGSILAPAAWVPDLLVNPKPGADLGVHLTLNSEWSHCRIRPLTCGASLRDEQGYLFRTVEEAWRSVRAEETETELRAQIEHVLKLGIDVTHIDTHMGSVLRPDIAEVYVKLACEYRVPALIPESVENPMIPPPFRGQLARLLSRVKLPRVKLAGIPYTKLEHEQRLRAFRDFLLNAEPGVYHVIHHSCFRNEETRDLPDIDIREGDFRILTDPEIRMLLEEKWELITYREIRDAFRRYMGSEPWLA, from the coding sequence ATGGAAGATTTCTGGGAGTACATGGGCTTGAAGGGCGCGAGAGTTGCCATCATCCACCACGACGATCTGGGCATGTTCAAGGCCCAGAACGACGCCTACCGATCCCTCCCCTTCCCCACCGGCTCCATCCTCGCGCCGGCCGCGTGGGTTCCCGACCTCCTCGTCAACCCGAAGCCGGGCGCCGACCTCGGGGTTCACTTGACGCTGAACAGCGAGTGGAGCCACTGCAGGATCAGGCCTCTCACGTGCGGCGCCAGCCTGAGGGACGAGCAGGGCTACCTCTTCAGGACGGTTGAGGAAGCCTGGCGGAGCGTGAGAGCGGAGGAGACGGAGACGGAGCTGCGGGCCCAGATCGAGCACGTGCTCAAGCTCGGCATCGATGTGACTCACATTGACACGCACATGGGCAGCGTGCTGAGGCCTGACATCGCTGAAGTGTACGTTAAGCTGGCGTGCGAGTACCGCGTGCCCGCGCTTATACCCGAGAGCGTTGAGAACCCGATGATACCGCCCCCCTTCAGGGGGCAGCTGGCCCGGCTGCTCAGCAGAGTCAAGCTCCCACGCGTGAAGTTGGCGGGGATACCCTACACGAAGCTCGAGCACGAGCAGAGGCTTCGAGCCTTCAGGGACTTCCTCCTCAACGCGGAGCCCGGGGTCTACCACGTGATCCACCACTCGTGCTTTAGAAACGAGGAAACGAGGGATCTACCCGACATAGACATCAGGGAGGGGGATTTCCGAATCCTTACAGACCCTGAGATTAGGATGCTGCTGGAGGAAAAATGGGAGTTGATAACTTACAGAGAGATAAGGGACGCCTTCAGGCGGTACATGGGGAGCGAGCCCTGGCTCGCCTAG